The sequence GTCCGCGCCCACCGCCATGAAGGCCGCCTTGGCCAGGGAGCTCTTGCCGGCCCCGCGCGAGCCCCACAGCAGGGCGTGGTTGCTGGGCAGGCCGCGGGCGAAGCGGCCCAGGTTCTCGACGAAGCGGTTTTTCTGCCGCTCGACCCCGACCAGCAGGTCCAGGGCCAGGCCATAGTCCGGCGCGGCGATGAAGGCCTCCCGCGCAGGGACGTAGCGATAGAGCCGGGCCTGGCCGAAGTCGGGGCGGGCGGCGGCGGGCGGCGCCAGGCGCTCGAGCGCCTCGGCGATGCGGGCCAGCAGGGCAGGAACTTGATCCGTCATGCCCTGCTTCCTATCGGTCCGCCGCGCATTGCAAAAGCCTCTAGCAACGCCTAGCTTCCGCCGACCTTGAAATCGGCCCCCGGAGTCCGGCGGCCGGCGATATTTTTTGGAGACTACATGTTCGCGAATGCAGCCGGCGGCGCCGGCGGTCCTCAGGATATGCTCATCCAGTTCGCCCCGATCGTGGTGCTGATGGTGCTGTTCTATTTCCTCCTGATCCGTCCCCAGCAAAGGCGGGCCAAGGAGCACCAAACCGCCATCGCGGGGGTGAAGCGCAACGACACCGTGGTGCTGTCTTCGGGCCTGATCGGCAAGGTGGTGCGGGTCGAGGACAAGGAGGTCGGTCTCGAGATCGCCCAGGGCGTGACGGTCAAGGTGGTCAAGTCGATGATCGCCGAGGTGCGCACCCGCGGCGCCCCGGCGGCGGCCAACGACGCCAAGTCCTGACCCTTCCGCTGACCAAGGGCTGAACGGCCATGCTTCCTCTTCCGCGCTGGCGGGTCATCCTCTGTGTGCTGGCGACCCTGTTCGGGGTGGTCTTCACCCTGCCCAACCTCTTGCCCCAGGCGACCCTGGACGCCCTGCCGTCCTGGGCGCCGCACCAGAAGATCAATCTGGGCCTGGACCTGCAGGGCGGCTCGTATCTGCTCTTGGAGGTTGACACCAACGCCCTCTTGAAAGAGCGCCTGACCAACCTGGTCGAGGACGTGCGCAACAGCCTGCGCGAAAAGCAGATCGCCTTCTCCGGCCTGGGCCAGACCGGCAATGCGGTTTCGGTCCGCATCAATGACGCCACCCAGGTCAGCGCAGCGGTGCAGGCGCTGCAGGGTCTCGGCCAACCGCTGGGCGGGGTGAGCGGCGCGCGTGACGTGACCGTCGCCACCGGCCCCGACCAGCACATCACCCTGTCGCTGCAGCCCCAGGCCCTGACCGCCGATGCGGCCAAGGCGGTCAGCGGCGACATCGAGATCCTGCGCCGGCGGATTGACGCCCTTGGCACCAAGGAGCCGTCGATCACCCGCCAGGGCGCCGACCGGATCGTGGTCGAGGTGCCGGGTGAGAGCGATCCCGAGCGGCTGAAATCCGTGATCGGCCAGACCGCCAAGCTGAGCTTCCAGATGGTCGATGAGACCGTCCAGCCGCAGGACATCGCCGCCGGCCGCATACCGCCGGAGGACGTGGTCTATCCCAGCACCGAGGAGGGCCACCCGCCGCTGGCGGTCAACCGCCGCGCCCTGATCACCGGCGAAATGCTGACCCAGGCCAGTTCCGGCACCGATCCGCAGTCCGGCCAGTGGGCGGTGAACTTCCGCTTCAACGGCCAGGGCGCCCGCCGCTTCGGCGACGCCACCACTCAGAACGTCGGCAAGCGCTTCGCCATCGTGCTCGACGGCAAGATCCTGTCGGCGCCGAATATCCGCGAGCCGATCCTGGGCGGATCGGGCCAGATCACCGGCAGCTTCACCCCCGAGACCGCCAACGACCTGGCCGTGCTGCTGCGCTCCGGCGCCCTGCCGGCGCCCCTGAAGTTCGAAGAGCAGCGCACTGTGGGCGCCGAGCTGGGCGCCGACTCGGTCAAGGCCGGCGCCCTGGCCGGGATCATCGCCCTGGTTCTGATCGGCGCCTTCATGGGCCTGGCCTATGGCGGGGTGTTCGGCGGCTTCGCCATCCTGGGCCTTTTGATCAACATGGCCATGCTGATGGCCGCCATGTCGGTCGGCGGCGCGGTCCTGACCCTGCCGGGCATCGCCGGCCTGATCCTGACCATCGCCATGGCCGTGGACGCCAACGTGCTGATCTATGAGCGCATCCGCGACGAGGAGCGGGCGGGGCGCAGGCCGGCCGTGGCCATCGACACCGGCTTCTCCCGCGCCGCGGTTTCGATCCTGGACGCCAACCTGACCACCGGCATCTCGGCCCTGATCCTGTTCATGTTCGGCGCCGGCCCGGTGCGCGGCTTCGCCTGGACCCTGTCGATCGGCATCTGCACCTCGGTGTTCTCGGCCCTGTTCATCACCCGCATGTTCGTCTTCCTCTGGTTCCGGGCGACCCGGGCCAAGACGTTGCCGATCTGAGGACCTAGAGAAACATGTTCTGGCCCCTGATCCGTCTCCTGCCCAAGGAGACCCACTTCAAGTTCGTCAGCCTGGCGCGGGTCGCCGGCGCCTTGTCGGCCCTGGTGGCGGTCGCCTCGATCGTCGCCGTCTTCACCCTGGGCCTGAACCTGGGCACCGATTTCAAGGGCGGCACCTCGATCGAGATCCAGACGCCGGGCCCGGCGCCCCTTTCCGGCCTGCGCGCCGAGCTGGAGCGGTTGCAGGTTAAGGACGCCCAGGTGCAGGGCTTCGGCGCGGCCAACGAGGCCATGATCCGCTTCGAGCCCAATCCGGGCGTCGATCCGGCCACAGCCGTGACCCAGATCAACCAGGACCTGACCGCCAAGTTCCCCGGCATTCAGTTCAAGCAGGTCGAGGTGGTGGGCGCCAAGTTCTCGGGCGAGCTGGTGCAGAAGGGGGTGATGGCCCTCTCCATCGCCATCCTTCTGATGCTGGCCTACATCTGGTTCCGCTTCCAGCTGCAGTTCGGCCTGGGCGCGGTGATCGCCCTGTTCCACGACATCATCCTGACCATGGGCGTCCTGGCCGTATTCAAGATCGAGTTTTCCATGCCCTCGATCGCGGCGCTTCTCACCATCATCGGCTATTCGATGAACGAGAAGGTGATCTCCTTCGACCGGCTGCAGGAGAACCTGCGCAAGTACAAGCGCATGCCCCTGGCCGACGTGATCAACCTGTCGGAAAACGAACGCCTGTCGCGGACCCTGATCACCGGCTCGACCGCGCTCCTGGCGCTGAGCGGCATGCTGTTCCTGGGCGGGCCCACCGTGTTCCCGTTCGTGTTCGCCATGGTTTTCGGCATCTTCGTCGGCACCTATTCGACCATCTATGTCGCCCTGCCGGTGATCCTGCTCTGGGGCGTCAACCGCACCGGCGGCGACGCCGAGCCGCTGAAGCCGGCCAACGTTCGGCCCTGACCCGCGGCGCCTGTGACGCGAAACAAGATCGCGTCTCAGGCGCAGAGCCTCTTGCCCGCAGGTGAAAGAGGTAGCACCGTGCCTGCACAAGCCCGGCCTTGAGTCCGGGCGAGGCAAAGGGGCTAAGGGAAATGGCGGCGCTGCTGCAAAACTTCCGCAACACCATCATCGTCAGTGTGATCCTGGGCCTGCTGATGGTCGCGGGCTACTACGTCCACCGCACCAGCGACGCGGCCTTCTGGCAGGCGGTGTTCCGTTGGATGCACGTATTCTTCGGCATCCTCTGGATCGGCCTGCTCTACTATTTCAACTTCGTCCAGATCCGGGTCATGCCCGCCATACCGGCCGAACTGAAGCCGGCGGTGTCCAAGCACATCGCCCCTGAGGCCCTGTTCTGGTTCCGCTGGGCGGCGCTGGCGACCTGGGTGATGGGCGTGATCCTGGCCATCGATCGCGGCTATCTGCTGCAAGCCGTGACCCTCGGCCTTTCCGAGACCCCGGCCAGCGTGCCGCACGGCATGATCGGCATCGGCATGTGGCTGGCGACGATCATGTTCCTCAATGTCTGGGCCGTCATCTGGCCGAACCAAAAGAGGGCGCTCGGCATCGTCGAGGCGGACGCCGACGCCAAGGCCAAGGCCGCCCGTATCGCCATGCTGGCCTCGCGCATCAACACGCTGCTCTCGATCCCGATGCTGGCGGCGATGACCATGAACCAGACGCTGTTCGGCTGATCGCTGGACGCTGGCCCCTCTCGTTTCGGCGGGAGGGGCTTTTTCCAATGACGCCCATGGGGTAGGGGCTGCCCATGGACGCCGCCGATTCCCTCGACGAACAGGTCCGGCGGGCCGATCCAGACCGCTGGCTGTCCAGCCGCTTCGTCGCCGACGTAGAGGCCAGGGCCGACCTGATCGCCCTCTACGCCTTCGACCAAGAGCTCTCCCACGTCCTGTCGGCGACGCGCGAGCCGATGATGGCCGAGATCCGCCTGACCTGGTGGCGCGAGGCGGTGGACGAGATCTTCGCCGGCAAGCCCGCCCGCGGCCATCCGGCGCTGCAGGCCCTGGCGCTCGCCATCCGTCGCCGGAACCTCGCCCAGGCGCCGCTGGACGCGATGATCGAGGCCCGGTTCGACGACATCGAGGCCGCGCCGTTCACAGGCGAGGCGGCGCTGGCGGCCTATGCCGACCGCCTCTGTGGCGCGCCGCTCAGCCTGGCCCTGGCGGTGCTGGGCGAAGGGGAGGGGGCGGCGTTCCGGCCCGCGGCCCAGGCCTGGGCGATAGCGCGGCTGCCGGGCGAGCGCCTGCCTTGGGATGCGCAAGAGGCGCGCCGGCGCGGCCTCGTGGCTCTGGCTGAGGCGCGACCGGCGGCGCGGCGGCTGAAGGCCGCAGCTTTTCCGGCTGTGGCCCATCTCGCCCTGGTCGTTCCGCGTCTGAAAGGCCGGCTGCCGGGGCCCCTCGGCGCCCGGCTACGGCTGACCCTGGCTGTGCTGTCGGGGCGGATCTGAGCCCTATTCGGCCGCCGCGGCCACGGCGCCGCCGAGCCAGGCGTCCAGGTCCGCCAGGGCCCGCTCGCTCATCAGCCGCTTCTTGGCCCGGCCGCGTTCGGCCTGGGGCATGCGGCGGCCCTCGGCGTTGCGCCTGGGCGCCTCCATGGGCGGCAAGAGGCCATAGTTGATGTTCATCGGCTGGAACGAGCCGCCAGCCATATGCCCGCCGGTGATGTGGCCGATCAGCGCCCCGAGCGCCGTGGTGGGCGGCGGCGTCATGACCGGCCGGCCCAGTCGCTCGGCCGCGGCGAAACGCCCGGCCAGGAGGCCCACGGCCGCGCTCTCCACATAGCCCTCGACGCCCGTGACCTGGCCGGCGAAGCGCAGACGCGGGTCGGCCTTCAGCCTCAGGGATGCGTCCAGCACCCGCGGGCTGTTGATGAAGGTGTTGCGGTGCAGGCCGCCCAGGCGGGCGAACACCGCCTTCTCCAGGCCCGGGATGGTGCGGAAGACCTCGGTCTGGGCGCCGTGCTTCAGCTTGGTCTGGAAGCCGACCATGTTCCACAGGGTGCCAAGCGCATTGTCCTGGCGCAGCTGGACGATCGCCCAGGGCTTGACCGTGGGGTCATGCGGATTGGTCAGGCCCACCGGCTTCATCGGCCCGTGCCGCAGGGTCTCGCGCCCGCGCTCGGCCATCACCTCGATCGGCAGGCAGCCGTCGAAATAGGGGACGTGCTCCCACTCCTTGAACTCGGCCTTGGGCCCGGCCAGCAGGGCGTCGATGAAGGCGTCGTACTGCGCCTTGTCCATCGGGCAGTTGATATAGGCGGCCGCATCGCCGCCCGGCCCCTCCTTGTCGTAGCGTGACTGGCGCCAGGCCACCGACATGTCGATGGTCTCCAGGTGCACGATCGGAGCGATGGCGTCGAAGAAGGATAAGCCCTCCTCGCCCGTGAGCGCGCCGATGGCCTCGGACAGGGCTGGCGATGTCAGGGGGCCGGTGGCGACAATCACGCTGTCCCAGTCGGCCGGCGGGGCGCCGGCGACCTCCTCGCGCACGATGGTCACGTTCGGGTGCGCCTCCAGCGCGGCGGTCACCGCGGCCGAGAAGCCCTCGCGGTCCACGGCGAGCGCGCCGCCCGCCGGCACCTGATGCGCGTCGGCGGTCTTCATGATCAGCGAGCTGCAGCGGCGCATCTCGGCGTGCAGCAGGCCCACGGCGTTGTAGGCCCAGTCGTCGGAGCGGAACGAGTTGGAACAGACCAGTTCGGCTAGGCCGTCGGTCTGGTGGGCGTCGGTGCGGCGAACGGGGCGCATCTCGTGCAGGACCACACGGGCGCCGGCCTCGGCGATCTGCCAGGCGGCCTCCGAGCCGGCCAGGCCGCCGCCGATGACATGGATGGGGGTGTCGGACATGGCGGCTGTCATAGTCCGAGCCGCCTGTGGACGGAAGGGCGCGTCTGCTCCACCCTCGGGGGAGGCAGGGCGCGATTCCCGCGCCGTCGGGGGTCGGCATGAGCCAGGTTTCGATCGTCAGCGCCGGCACGGCAGGCGCAGAGCTTGTGTTCAAGCGCCCGCTGGCGGTGCTGGCCTGGGGCCTGACGTTCCTGGTGCTGTACGGGCTGCCGGCGGGGCTGATCTGGGCCGGCATGCTGCCGAACCTGATGCACATGATGGCGGGCGGCGGCCGGCCCCCGTCGCCGACCGATCCGGCCCTCCTGGCCATGACCATGCAGTTGCAGTTCGCCAACGTCTTGATGCTGGTCGGGTCCTTCGCCGCGCGGGCGGTGGTCTACAGCGCCATCTGCCGCGCCGTGCTCGAGCCGGAAGCCAGCCGCTTCGGCTATGTCCGCTTCGGCATGCAGGAGGTCTGGGTCGGCCTCGTCACCATCGTCGGCTCGATCCTGATCGGCGCGGCCATGCTGGCCGGCGCCATCGTCATCGGCATACCCACAGGCATCGCCGCCATTGCGCTGCAGAAGACCGCCACGCCAGGAACCTGGGTCCTTCTGATCGGCGCGGCGGTGATCGCTTTGGTGGCGGCGGTGGCCTGGATCGGCCTGCGCCTGTCCCTGGCTGGGCCGATGAGCTTTGCGGCCAACCAATTCCGCCTGTTCGAATCCTGGCCGCTGACTCGCGGCAAGGTCTGGTCGCTGCTGGGGGTGGGCGTGGTCGCCGTGGCGCTGATGCTCGTGTTCGAACTCGTCTTCCTGCTGATCGCGGCGATCGTCGGCGGGGGCGCCTTATTTCTCGCTGTGGCTGGCGGGCGTTTCGATCCCAGTTCGTTTGGGAGCAACCCCGCCGCAGTGTTGCAGATGTTCACGCCCTGGCTGGGCCTTGCGCTGGCGGCCGGCTGCTTCTTCATCGGCGCCATGAGCGCCGTGGTCGTGGCGCCGTTCGCCCGCGTCTATCAGCTCCTGACCCCGACGAAGGCGGATGCGCAGGCCGCGGTGTTCAGCTGACTGTGGCAAAAACGCCGTCCGCCGGGACGGATGCGCCATGGCGCTTTACAAATGCCGGAGGGATCGCAAGCTCTCCAGCGACGCCGGGCCGAGACTCGGCTTATGGACCTTGGCTATGAGCGGCTTTTCCCCCACTGAGGCAGCCACCGAAGGCATCCGCCTGACGCGTCTTCGTTCGCGGGCGGTGGTGATCTGGGGGCTGGCCTATTTCGCTTTCACCATCCTGCTCGGCAAGCTCGCCGAGTTGACCCTTGGGCCGCACTTCGCCGAGACCCTGGCCGAGTTCAAGCGCGGCGATCCGGACGCCTTCTGGCCGCTCACCCTTCGCATGTGGCCGTTCTTCGCCGCCGCCGTGCCGATCAATCTGGTGTTCCAGGCGATCTTCACCTGCGCCGTCTATCGCGCGGTGCTGGACCCGGAAAACGCCCGCAACGGCTATATGCGCCTGGGCGCCGACGAGTGGCGCATGGTCGGGCTGAACCTGCTGGTCAGCCTGATCTGGACCGTGGCCCTGTTCGGAGTCGGCCTCGTCGGGCTTCTGTCGGCCATCACTCTGGGCGTGATCGGTTCGCCCCTCACAGCCCTCCTCGGGCTCGTGCTCAACCTGGCCGCCGTGGCGGTGGCCATCTGGATATTGGTGCGCCTGTCGCTCGCCGGCGCGATCACCTTCTCCGAAAAGCGGATCATCGTCTCGAAGTCGTGGGAGGTCACCCGCGGCCGGTTCTGGCCATTGGTCTGGGCCTATGTCCTGGCCTTCATGCTCTGGGCGGTGCTGATCGTCTTCGTCAGAATGGCCGTCTGGGTCGTGCTGCGTCTCGGCGAACAGCTCAGCGGCCTGAACCTGTCCAACCCGGACCCCAGCTCGACCGACCCCCTGATCTTCCTGATCGGCCTTTTGAGTTCGGCCGGGACGGCGGTGGTGCTCACCTGCTTCTCGGTGATCCTCACCGCCCCCTCGGCCGAGGTCTATCGCGAGCTGACCCTCACGCCTGAGAGCTAGGCCGGGCGCGAACCCGCGCGTGCCAGGCGGCGAGATTGGCAAGTTCGGCCGGCCGCTCCAGCCCGATCCAGCCTGCGAAATCGACCGTGCTCAAAAGGCAGATGTCGGCCATGCTGAAGCCGTCGCCGGTCAAATAGTCCTTGCCCTCGAGTTCGCGGTCGAAGAAGCGATAGCCGCCCATCACGTGCTCGCGGTTGGACTCGCCGAAGTCCTTGAACTGGGTCAGCAGGGCGGCGGTGTAGGGGTGGGCGTGGCGCCAGAACATGCCGACCGGGGTCATCAGTGCGAACTCCGCCCGCCGGATCCACATATCCACCCTTGCCTTCTCCAGGGCGGTGGTCCCGAACAGCGGCGGGGCCGGCTGGATCTCCTCGAAATAGCGGCAGATGGCGACGGTTTCGGAGATGGTCGTCCCGTCGTCCAGCTCCAGGGTCGGGATCTGGCCCAGGCTGTTCTTGGCGCGGTATTCCGGCGACTTGTGCTCGCGCTTGCGCAGGTCGACCGGCGTCTCGGCCAGCTCGATCCCTTTCTCGGCCAGGAAGATGCGCACGCGCCTGGGGTTCGGCGCCGGCATGGGCGCGCCGTAGAGCTTCATGGGGTCCCTCCTTTTGTCGTTGGAGGGTTTCTAATTGAAACGCCTGTTTGAATCCAGCGTTGTTACGCCCGTTTCAGCGCCTTGACCCGTTCCCGTCGGCGCTCGTCCTGGCGCTTGAACACCTCGGCCAGGTAGCGGCCGGTCCAGCTCTTGGGATCGGCGGCGACCTTTTCCGGCGAGCCTAGGGCCACGATCTCGCCGCCGCCGTCGCCGCCCTCGGGGCCGAAGTCCAGCAGCCAGTCGGCGGTCTTGATGACGTCGAGATTGTGCTCGATCACCACCACCGTGTTACCCTGGTCGACCAACTCGTGCAGCACTTCCAACAGCTTGCGGGTGTCCTCGAAATGCAGGCCCGTGGTCGGCTCGTCGAGAATGTAGAGCGTCCGCCCCGTGGCCCTGCGCGACAGCTCCTTGGACAGCTTCACCCGCTGCGCCTCGCCGCCCGACAGGGTCGTCGCCGGCTGGCCGACCTGGACGTAAGAAAGTCCGACCCGCTTCAGGGTCTCCATCTTGTCGCGCACCGGCGGCACAGCCTTGAAGAAGTCGGCGGCCTCCTCGACGGTCATGTCCAGGATGTCCGAGATCGACTTGCCCTTGAACAGGATCTCCAGGGTCTCGCGGTTGTAGCGCTTGCCCTTGCAGACGTCGCAGGTGACGTAGACGTCGGGCAGGAAGTGCATCTCGATCTTGATCAGCCCGTCGCCCTGGCAGGCCTCGCAGCGCCCGCCCTTGACGTTGAAGCTGAACCGCCCCGGCCCATAGCCTCTAGCCTTGGCCTCGGGCAGCTGGGCGAACCAGTCGCGGATCGGCTGGAAGGCGCCGGTATAGGTTGCTGGGTTCGATCGCGGCGTGCGCCCGATCGGCGACTGGTCGATGTCGATGACCTTGTCGAAATGCTCCAGCCCCTCGATCCGCTCGTGCGCAGCCGGGGCGTCCGAGGCGTTGTTCAGCCGGCGGGCCGCGGCCTTGTAGAGGGTTTCGATGGTGAAGGTGGACTTGCCGCCGCCGGAGACGCCGGTGATGCAGGTGAACACCCCGACCGGGATTTCGCCGGTCACTTCCTTCAGATTGTTTCCCCGCGCGCCGATCACTTTCAGCTTCTTCTTGCCGATCGGCCGGCGGTCCTCGGGGATCGCGATCTCGCGCTCGCCGGTCAGATACTGGCCGGTCAGGCTCTTGGGATTGGCCATGATGTCGGCCGGCTTGCCCTCGGCGACGATCTCGCCGCCATGCACGCCCGCCGCCGGGCCCATGTCGATGACATGGTCGGCGGTCAGGATCGCCTCCTCGTCGTGCTCGACCACCAGCACCGAATTGCCCAGGTCCCGCAGCCCCTTCAGGCTGGTCAGCAGGCGATGGTTGTCGCGCTGGTGCAGGCCGATCGAGGGCTCGTCCAGCACATAGAGCACGCCGGTCAGGCCCGAGCCGATCTGCGAGGCCAGGCGGATGCGCTGGCTCTCGCCGCCCGACAGGGTGCCGGAATTGCGCGACAGGTTCAGGTAGTCCAGGCCCACATCGACCAGGAAGCGCAGGCGGTCGTTGATCTCCTTCAGGATCCGCCGGGCGATCTCCATCTGCTTCTCGGAGAGGGTGGTCTCCAGGCTCTCGAACCAGTCGCGGGCCTGGCGGATGGCCAGCAGAGAGACCTCGGCGATATGCCGGCCGGCGATCTTCACCGCCAGGGCCTCGGGCTTAAGGCGAAAGCCGGTGCAGGCCTCGCACGGGGTGTCGGACTGGTAGCGGCCCAGCTCCTCGCGGACCCAGCTTGAATCGGTCTCGCGCCAGCGCCGCTCAAGGTTTGGCAGCACGCCCTCGAAGGTCTTGTTGACCTCGTATTTGCGGGCGTTGTCGTCATAGACGAAGTTGATCTTCTGGCCGGCCGAGCCGTGCAGGATCACCTTCTGCGCCTCCTCCGGCAGCTTGTGCCAGGGCACGTCCATCGAGAAGCCGTAGTGCCGTGACAGGGCCTGCAGGGTCTGGGTGTAGAGCGGCGAGGGCCCCTTGGCCCAGGGCGAGACCGCGCCCTTGTGCAGGCTCTTGTCCTTGTCGGGAATGACCAGGTCGGCGTCGAATGCCAGCTTGGCCCCCAGGCCGTCGCAGACCGGGCAGGCGCCGAACGGGTTGTTGAACGAGAACAGCCGCGGCTCGATCTCGCTGATGGTGAAGCCGGAGACCGGACAGGCGAACTTCTCGCTGAACAGAAGCCGCCTGGGCTCCTTCTCGCCCTCTTCCACATTGGCCCATTCGGCCACCGCAATGCCGTCGGCCAGGCGTAGAGCGGTCTCCAGCGAGTCCGCCAGCCGCTGTTCCATGCCGTCCTTGGTGACGATGCGGTCGACCACCACGTCGATGTCGTGCTTGAACTTCTTGTCGAGCGCCGGGGCGTCCTCGATCGGATAGAACTCGCCGTCGATCTTAAGCCGCTGGAACCCCGAGCGCTGCCACTCGGCGATCTCCTTGCGGTACTCGCCCTTGCGGCCGCGCACCACGGGGGCCAGCAGATAGAGGCGCGTGCCTTCGGGCAGGGCGGTGATCTTATCGACCATCATGCTGACGGTCTGGCTCTCGATCGGCAGGCCGGTGGCCGGCGAATAGGGCACGCCGACCCGCGCCCATAAGAGGCGCATATAGTCGTGGATCTCGGTCACCGTGCCGACGGTCGAGCGCGGGTTGCGGCTGGTGGTCTTCTGCTCGATGGAGATGGCCGGCGACAGGCCCTCGATCAGGTCCACGTCCGGCTTGCTCATCAGCTCCAGGAACTGGCGGGCATAGGCCGATAGGCTCTCGACATAGCGGCGCTGGCCCTCGGCGTAGATGGTGTCGAAGGCGAGCGACGACTTGCCCGACCCGGAGAGACCAGTCAGCACCACCAGCTGGTCGCGCGGAATGTCGACGCTGACATCCTTCAGATTGTGCTCGCGCGCGCCGCGCACGCGGATGAACCGGTTCGGATCGGACATTCAGATGCTCGCCTAGGGGACCACCCCATTTAGGGCGGCCCAGCCCAAATTGTAATAGCGGGAGTCTGTCCCACAGCAAGAACGAAATGGGAACTGGTGGCGGGCTGCTGACAGAACCTGTCAGGAGACTGGCGGTGGGCCCCTTACCGCGGCAAATACGTCCGCAGCACGTCGTCGATGATCCGCTCCAGCTCGTTCAGCGTGTTGCAGGTCTTGGCCACGTGGCAGAAGCGGCGGTAGCGCTCCATCTCGCTGTCGCCGCGGCTCCAGAAGCTTTCAGGCTCCGGGTTCAGCCAGATCACCGCCCGGGCGCGCTTGTGGATCTGGCGCATCAGGTCGATGCGCGGGTTGACGTAGTTCGACCGCGCGTCGCCCAGGATGATCACGGTGGTGTGCCGGTCCAGCTGGTCCAGATGCAGGGCGCAGAAGTCCTCCCAGGCCTGGCCATAGTCGGTGGACCGCATGCCGATCCGCGCCAGCACCGCAGCGATGGCGCCCTCGACCTGCTCGTCCTCCAGGATGTCGCCCACCGCCACCAGCCTGTTGGAGAAGGCGAAGGCGTCCAGCCGCTCGACCACCTCGTGCAGGCTGTAGAGGAACAGCAGCAGAAACCGCGCCGCCGCCGCGACCGAGCCGGAGACGTCGCAGATGGCGACGATCTTGGGCTTTTCGATGGTCTCGTGCTTCCAGACGATGTCGAACGGCACCCCGCCATGGACCATCGATCGGCGCAGGGTGCGGCGCACGTCCAGCTTGCCGCGCTTGGAGCGGCGCTGCTGGTGGCTGTAACGGGCGGCCAGGCGCTTGGCCATGCGGCGGACCAGGGTCTGCATGGTCCCGATCTCGTGCCCGTCCAGCCCGGTCAGGCGCTCGTCGGCCAGGATCTGCTCGCGCAGGCGCTGGCTGGATTCGCCGGCATAGAGGTCGTGCTGACGCTCGACGTAGCTGTTGGCCTCGTCGAACAGGGCCTGGCGGCGCTCGGTCAGGCGCTGGGCCAGGGCGGCGCCTTGCGGATCGCCCGCCTGCTGCAGCCGGGCGATGAAGGCCTCCAGGTCCTTCAGCCCCATCTCGTCCAGCATCCGGCGGGTCAGCAGGCGCCGCTGGCTGGAGAGTCGGATGTCGGCCACCCCGGCGCGCTCGGCGGCCTCCTCCATGGCCTGGGACAGCGCCGCGGCGTCGTTCTCCATCAGCATCTGTCCGAGGGCGGACTCGCTGGCCTGGCCGCCCTGCGAGGGCGAGGCGTCCGGCTTGGGCGGCGGGGCCTTGCCGGGCTTGAACTCGTCGCGGCGGAAGAAGGTTTCGAAACAGGTCTCGAACCGAACGACCTCATCGGCGGTCTTGGCCGTGGCGGCGCACAGGGCGTCCTTCAGCGTCTCGCGGTCTGCATAGCCCACCAGCCGTACCGCCTGGTGCGCGTCGATCGCCTCGGCCGGCGAGACCCGGACGTCGACGGCGCGCAGGGCGCGGAGGAAGGATTCCAGGGTGCGCTGCATTAGGCTTGGCCTTCCAAGCCTCGAACGGCGGCGAGCCCCCTCCACCATGCTTCGCATGGTCCCCCTCCCCCGATGGGGGAGGAATGAGGGCCGAGCGCGCAACAGCAATTCCTCCCCCCTTGGGGGAGGGGGACCGCCCGCAGGGCGGTGGAGGGGGCTCGCTGCCGCACTAGTCTATCCCGCCTTGATCAGCTCGTTGATCTGCGGCTCCACCGCCGCGATGT is a genomic window of Phenylobacterium montanum containing:
- the yajC gene encoding preprotein translocase subunit YajC — protein: MLIQFAPIVVLMVLFYFLLIRPQQRRAKEHQTAIAGVKRNDTVVLSSGLIGKVVRVEDKEVGLEIAQGVTVKVVKSMIAEVRTRGAPAAANDAKS
- the secD gene encoding protein translocase subunit SecD yields the protein MLPLPRWRVILCVLATLFGVVFTLPNLLPQATLDALPSWAPHQKINLGLDLQGGSYLLLEVDTNALLKERLTNLVEDVRNSLREKQIAFSGLGQTGNAVSVRINDATQVSAAVQALQGLGQPLGGVSGARDVTVATGPDQHITLSLQPQALTADAAKAVSGDIEILRRRIDALGTKEPSITRQGADRIVVEVPGESDPERLKSVIGQTAKLSFQMVDETVQPQDIAAGRIPPEDVVYPSTEEGHPPLAVNRRALITGEMLTQASSGTDPQSGQWAVNFRFNGQGARRFGDATTQNVGKRFAIVLDGKILSAPNIREPILGGSGQITGSFTPETANDLAVLLRSGALPAPLKFEEQRTVGAELGADSVKAGALAGIIALVLIGAFMGLAYGGVFGGFAILGLLINMAMLMAAMSVGGAVLTLPGIAGLILTIAMAVDANVLIYERIRDEERAGRRPAVAIDTGFSRAAVSILDANLTTGISALILFMFGAGPVRGFAWTLSIGICTSVFSALFITRMFVFLWFRATRAKTLPI
- the secF gene encoding protein translocase subunit SecF, which gives rise to MFWPLIRLLPKETHFKFVSLARVAGALSALVAVASIVAVFTLGLNLGTDFKGGTSIEIQTPGPAPLSGLRAELERLQVKDAQVQGFGAANEAMIRFEPNPGVDPATAVTQINQDLTAKFPGIQFKQVEVVGAKFSGELVQKGVMALSIAILLMLAYIWFRFQLQFGLGAVIALFHDIILTMGVLAVFKIEFSMPSIAALLTIIGYSMNEKVISFDRLQENLRKYKRMPLADVINLSENERLSRTLITGSTALLALSGMLFLGGPTVFPFVFAMVFGIFVGTYSTIYVALPVILLWGVNRTGGDAEPLKPANVRP
- a CDS encoding urate hydroxylase PuuD — protein: MAALLQNFRNTIIVSVILGLLMVAGYYVHRTSDAAFWQAVFRWMHVFFGILWIGLLYYFNFVQIRVMPAIPAELKPAVSKHIAPEALFWFRWAALATWVMGVILAIDRGYLLQAVTLGLSETPASVPHGMIGIGMWLATIMFLNVWAVIWPNQKRALGIVEADADAKAKAARIAMLASRINTLLSIPMLAAMTMNQTLFG
- a CDS encoding squalene/phytoene synthase family protein, which encodes MDAADSLDEQVRRADPDRWLSSRFVADVEARADLIALYAFDQELSHVLSATREPMMAEIRLTWWREAVDEIFAGKPARGHPALQALALAIRRRNLAQAPLDAMIEARFDDIEAAPFTGEAALAAYADRLCGAPLSLALAVLGEGEGAAFRPAAQAWAIARLPGERLPWDAQEARRRGLVALAEARPAARRLKAAAFPAVAHLALVVPRLKGRLPGPLGARLRLTLAVLSGRI
- the trmFO gene encoding methylenetetrahydrofolate--tRNA-(uracil(54)-C(5))-methyltransferase (FADH(2)-oxidizing) TrmFO, with product MTAAMSDTPIHVIGGGLAGSEAAWQIAEAGARVVLHEMRPVRRTDAHQTDGLAELVCSNSFRSDDWAYNAVGLLHAEMRRCSSLIMKTADAHQVPAGGALAVDREGFSAAVTAALEAHPNVTIVREEVAGAPPADWDSVIVATGPLTSPALSEAIGALTGEEGLSFFDAIAPIVHLETIDMSVAWRQSRYDKEGPGGDAAAYINCPMDKAQYDAFIDALLAGPKAEFKEWEHVPYFDGCLPIEVMAERGRETLRHGPMKPVGLTNPHDPTVKPWAIVQLRQDNALGTLWNMVGFQTKLKHGAQTEVFRTIPGLEKAVFARLGGLHRNTFINSPRVLDASLRLKADPRLRFAGQVTGVEGYVESAAVGLLAGRFAAAERLGRPVMTPPPTTALGALIGHITGGHMAGGSFQPMNINYGLLPPMEAPRRNAEGRRMPQAERGRAKKRLMSERALADLDAWLGGAVAAAAE
- a CDS encoding glutathione S-transferase family protein → MKLYGAPMPAPNPRRVRIFLAEKGIELAETPVDLRKREHKSPEYRAKNSLGQIPTLELDDGTTISETVAICRYFEEIQPAPPLFGTTALEKARVDMWIRRAEFALMTPVGMFWRHAHPYTAALLTQFKDFGESNREHVMGGYRFFDRELEGKDYLTGDGFSMADICLLSTVDFAGWIGLERPAELANLAAWHARVRARPSSQA